In Macadamia integrifolia cultivar HAES 741 chromosome 5, SCU_Mint_v3, whole genome shotgun sequence, a single window of DNA contains:
- the LOC122078283 gene encoding uncharacterized protein LOC122078283 gives MATIPPLDFCGVLVESKKIVNAHSRHFLALSVLFLLPLTFSLIFFSTVRHAIAEPGRNSAQTLLRYSPEHRLFLKTTGLSMIYALTILTLSICAAGTITYSVYHGFFGRPVKFASAIKSLSNSFLRLFVTFICSQIIVLAISFAVGVIVFLVIKGIDSLGFQISPSSPYIFAAYAIGLVALGSGLFYLQVNWALASVVVVVESSWGLEPLRRSTYLVKGMRGIAASLLLFFGLVLGITVWTNWGFAVAPGGLRDWIFVALTVISSALIMMCVLHSVAANTVLYMYCKALHGELAGEIAEEFAREYVSLPFDEEKIPHIVHVAQP, from the coding sequence ATGGCGACGATTCCACCACTTGATTTCTGTGGAGTATTAGTGGAATCGAAGAAGATCGTGAACGCCCATTCTCGCCATTTCTTGGCCCTTTCAGTTCtattccttctccctctcacctTTTCTCTCATATTCTTCTCCACTGTTCGACATGCCATCGCCGAACCAGGACGAAATTCCGCTCAAACCCTACTCCGTTATAGCCCTGAACATCGATTGTTCTTAAAAACCACGGGTTTGTCTATGATCTATGCCCTCACGATCCTTACCTTATCTATCTGCGCTGCAGGAACCATCACATACAGCGTATACCATGGATTCTTCGGTCGGCCGGTGAAATTTGCATCGGCTATCAAATCTCTTTCGAATTCTTTTCTTCGTCTGTTTGTGACGTTTATCTGCTCGCAAATAATCGTCTTGGCGATCTCTTTTGCCGTTGGTGTCATCGTGTTTTTGGTGATTAAAGGGATTGACTCTCTAGGGTTTCAGATCTCGCCATCTTCGCCTTACATTTTCGCTGCTTATGCGATTGGCTTGGTGGCTTTGGGTTCCGGATTGTTTTATTTGCAGGTGAATTGGGCTTTGGCTtctgtggtggtggtggtagagtCGAGTTGGGGACTGGAACCGTTGAGGCGAAGTACTTATCTGGTGAAGGGCATGAGAGGGATTGCAGCTTCTCTGTTGTTGTTCTTCGGCTTGGTTTTGGGGATTACGGTGTGGACTAACTGGGGATTCGCGGTGGCTCCGGGCGGTTTGAGGGATTGGATATTTGTTGCACTGACCGTTATTTCTTCTGCTTTGATTATGATGTGCGTGCTTCATAGTGTAGCGGCGAATACAGTGTTGTATATGTACTGTAAGGCTTTACATGGGGAGCTTGCAGGGGAGATTGCAGAGGAGTTCGCTCGGGAATATGTCAGTTTGCCCTTCGATGAAGAGAAGATTCCTCATATCGTTCATGTTGCCCAGCCATGA